The genomic region tggtgaaaacgaagtacctcctgtcttcaaacaaacagtcggcgcactcgcgtatcggcacccacgtcactgtagagaGTTATAATTTCgcggttgtaaaagacttcgtttatttaggaaccagcattaacaccgataacaatgtcagccttgaaatccaacgtagaatctctcttgccaacaagtgctactttggattcagtaggcaattgagtagtaaagtcctctctcgacgaacaaaactaacactctacaagactctctcatgcccgtcctaacgtatggcgtagaagcttggacgatgacaacatccgatgaagcgacgcttggagtgttcgcgagaaagattctgcgtaagatttttggacctttgcacgttggcaacagcgaatatcgcagacgatggaacgatgtgctgtatgagctttacgacgacatagacatagcgcagcaaataaagatccagcggctacgttggctgggtcatgtcgtccgaatggatgcaaacgctccggctttgaaagtattcgatgcggtaccagctggtggtagcagaggaagagggcggcctcatctgcgttgaaaagatcagttggagcgggacttggcttcacttggtgtgtccaactggcgccggttagcacgagaaagaaacgattggcgcgctttgttaaactcgaccaaaatcgcgtaagcggttatagcgccaattaagaagaagaagaagaaagcgcGAGAACTTGCTCGTGTAGGTGTTGCGCATGCATTTACGTACAGCATATTGTTCTACACCGGGTAAGGTATCGACGTGAAGAGCCAGCTCGGAAGCCAAATTGATTTCAGTGGTAGCAGAAATAGGCACATAATGACCGTCACATGTGAAACACTTAACTAGGTATTTGCACCATCATACACAGCACGACCAATGTCATCTATGAAATTGTCCGTAGCACCACATGTGAcgatcgtttccacgacagtcggttctacgttaccgaaatgacACGGATTTttatctggccaaggactgtcactccagcagcatttacCGTatataagtatggggaatgtttatgctgatacaacaacaacaacaacatggtaGAAATACGCGCACCTTCCGCTGCACTTGCTCGTCTGTGAAGtcctacaaataaaaacttttaaaaacaatttgttagCAAATATTCTAGTGGAACTTACTAACTGTAGTTTATGTGTTGTATGTAAGGTGGTCCCTATTATATTTCTCaacttactaaaaaaatatcaaacttttcaTTAGTCGCGTGAAGTGTTTAACCCAACCGTAAGTAATTGTCGTGCAACCGCGACTTTAAAAACAAAGTAGGTTAGTTGATTCACTTCattctttatttttcataacACACAAACCGAACCATCACAGACGAAGAGTTTCAGCTGTCTCGTGAAACACGCGTTATTCTCACCCAGTTACGTTCTGCACATTGTAGCAAGTTAAACTATCTAAATTACTTATCCAGTGTCAACCCCACTTTCGAGCATAAAAATTCAGTTTCAAACAATAATGTCATTCTCAATGGATTTATTTTGAGCACACTTTTTGTAAACTTCAGTAATCAAAACACTTGATTTCAAAATTCTTAAGATTTGTGTGGTACATATAGCACCCTAAATAtagtatgtacattagggtggtccaaaaatgcatgggaaaaaatttatattaaaatttttatgctgccgccccccataatggtaaagaatgaaaaataaaaagacccgtattttttttttttttaatcagaccatatttaatggtgccgccggggctttgaaatatcccatgtattttgcatgggaaaaaaatactttttcgtagatttcatgtaaaaacctggaaaatgaatatattttaaccggatacctcagtttctcttcataattggttagggaataacaaccaattatgaaataattaatttttttgtattaactattttttatagaacccgaaaaagcccccataaaacgaaaatctaagaaaaaatcgaaaaacaatattttatattacttttatgaaaatagttaatacaaaaaaaattaattatttcataattggttgttattccctgaccaattatgaagagaaactgagttatccggttaaaatatattcattttccaggtttttacatgaaatctacgaaaaagtatttttttcccatgcaaaatacatgggatatttcaaagccccggcggcaccattaaatatggtctgattaaaaaaaaaaaaaatacgggtctttttatttttcattctttactattttggggggcggcagcatacaaattttttttggaccaccctaatgtacatgcatacttaaGTAAcgatattaatttcaaaaaagtcACATTCCAATGCgtccatatatgtataataatatgTATCTTAAAACTTAAAGTGGTTTATCAAagttaaaatgaaaatgaatcgGTATATTCGAAAACTAAAATgagataaaattcaattttaaattttaggtaGCGATCTAGGAATGCGAATCGTATGCCACTTGAAACCTAAATACAAAACTCCCAACCCAACAAACAAACTAACTAACTTAATATTCAAACTTTTCTCTGGTTTTTGGTATCAAAGAAGCTCTACAGTGGGATCGTGTATGTCCTCACTGTTGACTATTGGTGTAAACGTTTGGAACAGATTGCGTTCCTCATCATCAGATTGATCGCTACTATCACTGTCACTGCGGTTTAGTCCTGCTGTCTTCTGCAGATACATTTCCAGTTGCTGTTGCGGTAGCAAATTCTCCACTTCCGACAAATCAATGGCGTTTAAATTGAAGTTGAGCCACGGATATCTGGTTGACTGTTGCAGCAATCGTGGCCATTTCATAAATACTCCCTTCACCAGACGCACCACTACGTTTAAGCCGCGAATTTCATGTGTGACAAGTGAGGGTTCGACAATACCCAAAAAGTTCAGCACCAGCGCATATGGCTGATCGTTGATTATGGCATAGAATAACAAGGTGTCCACTTTTACTTCTAGATAGTAGTGGTTAATATCGGGCACGTTTATAACCAGGTAAATTAGGCAATCTGTATCGTACCAAGACACTTGTGGGCGTTTATATTTCGTTTGTAACGCTGGTGGAGGTGGCAGGTCAGACGTCGACGACGATGTAGTATCATGCGCTGCGGAAGGGCAACTCACCGATTGATCATTATTACTGGTGCTTGAGGTTTTAGTTGTTGACGATAGCAGCAGTTCTTCTTCGCTACCGCTTGATGTGCTAGATTTTAACGGTTCGTAGGTGCCATGTTGGCTGAGAGCACTATTTTGTGGCGCGTTTTCTTCTTTCGGTGCCGGAAGTTGCGGCAATTCAATTGTTCGCATTGGTGTTGAGGACTCCGCACACTTAAGTTCGCCCATTTCTAAGTCGAACGAGCGTTGTATGCATTGCAAAAGTTCATCAAATTTACACAATTCCTTAGGCACCGTTGGTAATTTTGGGTGCATGTCCAAAAATTCTTTTGTTTCCTCATCCACAGTGGCAACACCATTACTGATTAGAGCCTTATTAAGCATTTCAAGCGTTTGCAAATCGTCCTCGGTTTCATTTTCATACAACAAAATTGCATATGAGTTAATGGGGAAATCCCTTATCTCCACCGATTCGTCGTTTCGTTCTATTACCGCATAAGCAAATAGATAATCCTTAGTCACTTTGAAAGGCTTCGCAAAGCGATTGAACTTAATGCCCGCCAATGTGCAGTGTACCGCCTGATAAGGTGTGAACTCCACAATTTGCTGGGTGGTTGGATACAGAAAATCATTATACAAATCTTTAGTATCAGCCATAACAAAGCAAGCATAATCACACAAAAAGAAGCGGTAAATTGAAGAAGTGGTGGCACCAATTGAAGAGGAATCTTTGTTGAAGATGCCATACAACTTGGCACGCAAATACCTATTATCATGGCGTACTATGCAGTTCTGCATAGGTTTGAACCAAGAGGCAGGAAATGGCATCAGCGGCTTTTGCTGCAACTGCGCTATGTGCGCGTTAATTGACTCGAGCAATTCATCGAATTTGGCCAAATTTTCATCGTCGATATATTGTAAGTGAATGTCACTCCAATTACCATTTTCAGCCTCACTACCGATTTCTACTTTAACCAGTTGCTCTATTGGCAGAGCAATCCAATCTTCCTTGCATGTCGTAGGCGTTAAAATATCGGTGTTACCCGTTTGGGAgacgattgttgttgttggcgtaACTACATTCGATTCGGGCGTATTAGTTGATCGCAGTGGTAAGCAAATctgcaaaattattatattagtatGTTTTCTAAGAGCATTTGAAATTAAAGTTAGTAGGTCCACAGTCGAAAATCAAGCGGGGCCGGCCGTTATGTTGATGccaaagaattaagaaaaaacatttcagtaATGTGAACTTAATGAGGAATGAAGCAAGTTTTCCGTCAAATGTAAAGCGAtatttccatttgtggaacaacatcaagacgcacaccacaaataggaggcggagctcggccaagcacctcacagaagtgtacgcgcaaattatttatttatttatatttttatttccattcaCGAAGTTGGTAGTGCGACATCTGCTTAATTTTTAGTCTTACGTTgtattcatttcaaattcattcGTTGAAATCTCGACTTTTTTCGACTGCGCTGCCTTGCCTAACCGCTATGGACCtttatttatctatatatattatttttttaatataagaaaacaTTTCTTAAGCTCATCACATTCGATTGATTAAACTGCTTCGCTGGCGATGCCGCAGCACGCGCTTGCTTAATTTCAAACGTTGCACACTAACCTCATTGGAGTTTTCATCATTCTTATCGTCAGCACACAACTGTTCATCCCAATCGGCTTCGTCCTCGCCACATCCAGCGTTGATTTTAATCAGTTCTTGTGGTTTCGGCACCTCTTTGACGTTTATTGGCGCTGGCTTTTCACTCTCTGTGGTGTCATCATTAGAGGAGAATTTTATTAGGTTGCTCGTATCGTTTTCACTAAAACTTTTGAACTCCATTTCCGTGTCACTGATCGTGGCATTCGCATCGCCATTTGCCAGCAATCCCAACTCCTCAGCTATTTCGCGTATACCCTGCCGTTTACAGTCAGCCGCAGCGGCGATATCCTTCCCCAAGAGCGATCGTTTCAAGTTTACACGATACACATATTGACCCACTTGAGCGAGCTGCTCCATCACTATCACATTGTTCACCCAAATTGTGTCGATTAATGTGAAATTAATGCTCACATGCACACATTCATTCTTAGTTAAATCGGTCATAATCCACTTCTGCACTGTTTTAGTGGCCTTTGTGTCCCACGTGCGTTCGTTGTCGAATGGCACGACGCCCAAGAGATGTATGTCAATTGCTTGGGCGGGAAAGTCTTTGAATTTGTCGTGGCACACGTAGAGTTCATCCGATTTAACGCTCGTTATAATACTGCCATCATCGATTAGTTTCACAGTCAATTTTATACTCTTAATAATATCCGTATTTTGCACTTCTGGCATTTCAAGTATGCGCGCACGCTGATAGGTGTCCGCATATTTGTAGACACACAAATCGCCTATATGGAGCGGCCAATGCATATTCCAGTTCTCTTGTTTCAAGTAATGCAAATTCATCTGTATGCTGAAATTGCAGACCTCCTTAGAGCGTCGAACGTCATGCCATTTGGTGGAGTTGGGCGAGCGATGTTGTAGCAGGCGTGCGGCATAATGGGTGGGTGAAAAGACCTATTAGAAGTGCATgttagaaatttttattgaaatttgataTTGTTTTAAGTGCTACTATGCCACACAAACCTTTAATATGAGTATACGCATATCGCCGGCTTTCGGCAAATTGTCCTTGGCGGAAGCCGCATCGAATCGTGTGAGATTGTGACGAAATTCGCAACGTGGTTCATCACACTCGCCAAATTCCAGCACATACGGACACATGCGTGTGCCCTGTAGAATTCTCGCCTCCTCGCGCTCCACCAACACACGCTTCGATACAGCCAAAATGTCGGCGTGTATCAGTTTCAGTTGATCATGCTTCTTCATGAAGTCCATCAGACGCGGCAGTTGAATGCTGTTCTCTTCGTCAAGCAAGATCAATGAGCGCGCTGTTGGACGGTCCAAGCCAGTTAGCATGTCGAAGTTTTTGCACACGTAGTTCTCGTAGGTTTGTGCTAGTGCTGAAAAACGTGCTGTAAACTTGGTCCACGATGTGGGCATTGAGTAATGTATGACGTGCGaaacattttgtatttgcaGCTCGGGAAACGAGGAGTCGGCACAAACGAGTATGCGTGAAGACATTACCTGAAATTAATATAACTATGTAAAATTGCTGtaaacatttaaatcaattcaAGCGTATAACCTTCTTTTTGCGCCACTCCTCGACTATGAGGCGCACATCCGCTGAAGAGTGGCTGTCGTAGGCAATGCAGACATATGCGGAAGTGGTCAGCGCATCCACGACTTCATAGACATCGTCATCGCTGTTGCACAGCACAAGTAAACGCTCATTTTCCAACGAATACTGCTCTATGAATTCCAAAATTGTCGCGATCTTACGTTCGCTGGGGCACAGCTTAATCGATATCATCACTCTGCCATATACAGCAGCTTCTAGAAAATCTCCCATTAAAAGCAACGGTTGACTTGCTTTACGCATCAGCGCTACAAGCAGTGAGTCCCAATGGCGTGATGTCACCACCAGTTGCCAAGGCAAACATACTTGCGCTGCATCTTTGCCCATGCTGCGCTTGGATAACTTGAAGAACGTCTTCAATACGGTTTCGATGTCCGCTTGCGAACGCGAAAGCATCAAGTCCAAATCATCAATAACCAAGTGCTTGAGCCGTTCTATATCAATCAACGATTCCTTTTCGTTATCACGCAACAGACGCAATAGACTACCTGGCGTCGCTACCAAAATGCCGCAACTATTGAGCAATTGAATTTTAGCAGCGTTTGCGTTGCGCACACCATACGATGGCACTGTGGTCACCTCTGGTCGTACACCCATTAGCAAACGCTTACAATAATTGTGCACCACCTCCACACAGGCCGAAGTGGGCACTAGAATAATGGCGACGGGACCATAAGTCTCGGCAAGGCGACAACTTTGTATGCGATACGCAACCAAACTGCAAATAGTCGGTAGGTAACTCCATGTTTTGCCCGATTTGTGTGGATTTACAATGAACAATGAATTTCCACGCAACAAGTGCGGCCAAGCGTAGGCTTGAATACGATACAGTTTGGTGACGCGCATgtgctccatttcttcgtgtatCTCTTTGAGGAAGAACGCCTCCGATATGCTTGCCAGCGCACTTAGTGGCACCTTTGAATGAGCCAGTACTAAATGGTcaataaatttggtttttagcTTATGTTCGCCCTCGACCTCGCGTAGCTCCTTAACTTGTGGCAGGTGAATGTGAAAAGATTCGAGCTTAGCACCAATCAGTTCGGAGGTTAGTTGCTCTTCCACTTGCTTCAAATGCGCCTGTTGTGTCGTCATTTTCTTCTGTAAGCGACTTTTTATTAAAGAGCGTTTATTTGATGAATGCTGTTGGGCAGCTACATCTTCATTATCGGAAGTAGAGCCGCCGTAGGTGCCATCTTCTGCGGAGTACAGTTCCATGTTGTCGGAGTCATCTTTGCAGCCGCTTGAGTTAAGATTGTTTAGGTCTAGTATATGATCGTTGCCGCCTGCTTTTTCGTCATATGCACGTCGTAGcatttcatcaattttgttCATTTGAGTTGAAGGAGATTTCAGCGAACGGTGTCTTCCGTATTTCTTCGGCACAGGTGAGCTTAAActgaaacattttcatttatattttgattACTATTGAAGAGTGTGACATCTTAATTGTTTGCATATTACTTGCTGCCACTGGAGGACAACTGTGGCTCTTGTGTTGTAGCCACCCTGTTGTTTGCCTCTTGCTTGACAGTATTGGAAAAATCCATTGGGGCTTCACTTAGTTGTGGCACTGTTGTGTCTAAAATACTTGCATGCTTTGATATGTTTGCGGCTGATGTATCACGTAACTTTTGGCCGCCGCTATGTAAATTTTCATAGCGTAAAGCTTCCTTCTGCTCCATGGCCCTTACATGGGAGTCATGTGGCACATAATCAAAACGAGTTGTCGCTTTGCGATGCCAATGATTCTTCTCGTCTTTATAATGATTTAGATTTGAGATATCAAAACCGGCTGGTATCATACGCAAGCCATGGAAAGTGGAGTTCTCATTTAAAGTCttcaaaaaaaagagaaaaaaaaaatgcatttaaatgtTAAATTGGGGGCTTAAGccgttttataatttcaaacaaACCTCGGCAGCTGGGCGATAACGCGACTTTGATTCAGTCAGCTCAAAAAATGAATCGTCCTTTATATCCTTAACCTGAAAGAAAGCGTTACGGAGTTTTACCCTGATACTTTTGCAGCATTTGCCTTGTAACAGTAATGCTAGAAATATTTCATTATGATTTTATAGGCTGTGAATAAGTAGAGCTAAGTAAATTATGATATGTGCTCTGCATATTTTTCTAACCATATTTATAAAGTTTAGCTTAATAGCGAGTGCAAGTCATGGCATTATAAGAActgatatacacacatacacatttatatatatgtaaattattataaaaaaaggagGTGAATTGTTATTATCGCAACATCGTTAAACACTCCCAATAAAGTTTTGGGGAATGCTGCCTAGTTGACAGTCTTTGGGAtcatataaatccgggtcgctgCGGCAGCCTACAATCGACTGTTGTAGGTACGAAGTGAAAACCGTCTAATAGTTTAGTTAAAACATACTACGTATTTGCAATGTCACAAAAATCGTTTTATATTGGTAATTGTACAATTAATTACAGTATAAAACTCGCTGATAAAACATTATAAGTTAGCTATACTGAAACACTTCAATTGCCAAACTTTGGTCTACTTCTTTACCTGGCATTTAGGTATAAATACGTTAACAActatttgttgctgcttttccTCGTTATGCTGTTAGTTGAGATACATaataatacacaattttttacatttaatatttCGTATTCAATTGAAGTGCATATGAGAGTCACATAATTTAACTTGATTGCTGAACTTTTTCGAGAATTACCTTTTTGCGCAAATTCATCAAACGATTAACATGAGAGCTGCTAGATGCAGTCGATGAGGAATTGTTTTCAGCTTCGTTGTTTAATTGTGCattgttttgatttaaattaGATGGTTCGGCTTTGGGGCATTCTTGCTTACATTTTTCAGCCTTATCTGCTTTAAGCTTTTCTAATCTTTGCTATTTGCCAAAGGATAAACACTTTTTCAGTATTTGAATTACAAATTAAGTGCAAGTAAATAATACCTTTCTAAGCATTTCCATGCGTTTGGTTGAAACTGAGCTATGCGACATGCCAAGCTCATTCGTATTAGTAGATGCACTGTTCGTGTTGGTCTCCTCCTCTTTAGGTGGTTCCTCTTTCGCGCCATCTTGCTTACATTTTTCAGCCTTATCTGCTTTAAGCTTTTCCAATCTTTGCTATTTGCCAAAGGATAAAcactttttcagtattttaattACGAATTAAGTGCAAGTAAATAATACCTTTCTAAGCATTTCCATGCGTTTGGTTGAAACTGAGCTTTGCGACATGCCAAGCTCATTCGTATTAGTAGATGCACTGTCAGTGTTGGTCTCCTCCTCTTTAGGTGGTTCCTCTTTCGCGCCATCTTGCTTACATGTTGCAACCTTATCTGCTTTAAGCTTTTCCAATCTTTGCTATTTTTGCCAAAAGAGACACATTTTCTCAGTATTTTAATTACGAATTAAGTGCAAGTAAATAATACCTTTCTAAGCATTTCCATGCGTTTGGATGAAACTGAGATTTGCGGCGTACTCAGCTCATTCGTGTTGGAGGATGTAGTGTCTGTGTTGCTCTCTGCTAGTGGAATGGTTTCCTTATGGCGATTTAGTAGATGACGTCTAACACCAGAGCTACTTTCGGCATCCTACACAACAATAATGCGATTGaaaggtaaaattaaaaatagtctCCCCAAGAAAATGCAGATTTGTGTGAGATATTGATGTTaaaagcacatacatatgaacatatcgCGTAGATCATAATTGCTCATCAACTTTTGCTTTTCAACTTTATTTAACTTACCATTTGCCGCTCATTATCCGATTCAGCAGTAGCGCTCATATTAGAGCTCAAGTCtataagattattttttttgatattatcGTTGGCCATCGCATGCAGCTTATTAGTTATACTCGACTCTTCAGAATGTTTGTTGCTAATCTGTACAAGAATTATTTGAAATGCTTTTAccataaattttacattttcaacCT from Anastrepha obliqua isolate idAnaObli1 chromosome 2, idAnaObli1_1.0, whole genome shotgun sequence harbors:
- the LOC129236884 gene encoding putative ATP-dependent RNA helicase TDRD12 isoform X3, which produces MDLDEGKHVSITHFINPQLFWFHEISVPNEAYCEIKELEEQLQNYYKSHQPWTQAVHKPAVDMLVAVKFLSWQKMIRARVEHIANFNKNAHGGEFIMWAIDYGFPFQTKSDQIFRLPDKLSRKVDHIRRGGLVDLTPAEKDFDFRMNCAVTTMKENWSQRSCDLVEKLLNESESVMFVEKFKVKDHTWGDIIVTTHLGDKCNIRDYLIGMSLAMDAGPNFPEICLNLKVTKILPWMTNSGNSKFSANKGFLYAGSELDAKQAQQVVSPERDDYAKRKVEDWCARNELANFQESSDFDVDMLLDSVAFDDSASNENLNIRKKCVNKENQQKQQNLNIDLSGKSTKTTSEWSDEKLRKAVESIDNDEISEQKLGMAGALTESRKKKYGKRELPPKPSSHDFNMRVDSEKDMHKRNNELSEKEKLVSSVESLVLTSTVVSGRKQKLLEKRKQISNKHSEESSITNKLHAMANDNIKKNNLIDLSSNMSATAESDNERQMDAESSSGVRRHLLNRHKETIPLAESNTDTTSSNTNELSTPQISVSSKRMEMLRKQRLEKLKADKAEKCKQECPKAEPSNLNQNNAQLNNEAENNSSSTASSSSHVNRLMNLRKKVKDIKDDSFFELTESKSRYRPAAETLNENSTFHGLRMIPAGFDISNLNHYKDEKNHWHRKATTRFDYVPHDSHVRAMEQKEALRYENLHSGGQKLRDTSAANISKHASILDTTVPQLSEAPMDFSNTVKQEANNRVATTQEPQLSSSGSNLSSPVPKKYGRHRSLKSPSTQMNKIDEMLRRAYDEKAGGNDHILDLNNLNSSGCKDDSDNMELYSAEDGTYGGSTSDNEDVAAQQHSSNKRSLIKSRLQKKMTTQQAHLKQVEEQLTSELIGAKLESFHIHLPQVKELREVEGEHKLKTKFIDHLVLAHSKVPLSALASISEAFFLKEIHEEMEHMRVTKLYRIQAYAWPHLLRGNSLFIVNPHKSGKTWSYLPTICSLVAYRIQSCRLAETYGPVAIILVPTSACVEVVHNYCKRLLMGVRPEVTTVPSYGVRNANAAKIQLLNSCGILVATPGSLLRLLRDNEKESLIDIERLKHLVIDDLDLMLSRSQADIETVLKTFFKLSKRSMGKDAAQVCLPWQLVVTSRHWDSLLVALMRKASQPLLLMGDFLEAAVYGRVMISIKLCPSERKIATILEFIEQYSLENERLLVLCNSDDDVYEVVDALTTSAYVCIAYDSHSSADVRLIVEEWRKKKVMSSRILVCADSSFPELQIQNVSHVIHYSMPTSWTKFTARFSALAQTYENYVCKNFDMLTGLDRPTARSLILLDEENSIQLPRLMDFMKKHDQLKLIHADILAVSKRVLVEREEARILQGTRMCPYVLEFGECDEPRCEFRHNLTRFDAASAKDNLPKAGDMRILILKVFSPTHYAARLLQHRSPNSTKWHDVRRSKEVCNFSIQMNLHYLKQENWNMHWPLHIGDLCVYKYADTYQRARILEMPEVQNTDIIKSIKLTVKLIDDGSIITSVKSDELYVCHDKFKDFPAQAIDIHLLGVVPFDNERTWDTKATKTVQKWIMTDLTKNECVHVSINFTLIDTIWVNNVIVMEQLAQVGQYVYRVNLKRSLLGKDIAAAADCKRQGIREIAEELGLLANGDANATISDTEMEFKSFSENDTSNLIKFSSNDDTTESEKPAPINVKEVPKPQELIKINAGCGEDEADWDEQLCADDKNDENSNEICLPLRSTNTPESNVVTPTTTIVSQTGNTDILTPTTCKEDWIALPIEQLVKVEIGSEAENGNWSDIHLQYIDDENLAKFDELLESINAHIAQLQQKPLMPFPASWFKPMQNCIVRHDNRYLRAKLYGIFNKDSSSIGATTSSIYRFFLCDYACFVMADTKDLYNDFLYPTTQQIVEFTPYQAVHCTLAGIKFNRFAKPFKVTKDYLFAYAVIERNDESVEIRDFPINSYAILLYENETEDDLQTLEMLNKALISNGVATVDEETKEFLDMHPKLPTVPKELCKFDELLQCIQRSFDLEMGELKCAESSTPMRTIELPQLPAPKEENAPQNSALSQHGTYEPLKSSTSSGSEEELLLSSTTKTSSTSNNDQSVSCPSAAHDTTSSSTSDLPPPPALQTKYKRPQVSWYDTDCLIYLVINVPDINHYYLEVKVDTLLFYAIINDQPYALVLNFLGIVEPSLVTHEIRGLNVVVRLVKGVFMKWPRLLQQSTRYPWLNFNLNAIDLSEVENLLPQQQLEMYLQKTAGLNRSDSDSSDQSDDEERNLFQTFTPIVNSEDIHDPTVELL
- the LOC129236884 gene encoding putative ATP-dependent RNA helicase TDRD12 isoform X2 — encoded protein: MDLDEGKHVSITHFINPQLFWFHEISVPNEAYCEIKELEEQLQNYYKSHQPWTQAVHKPAVDMLVAVKFLSWQKMIRARVEHIANFNKNAHGGEFIMWAIDYGFPFQTKSDQIFRLPDKLSRKVDHIRRGGLVDLTPAEKDFDFRMNCAVTTMKENWSQRSCDLVEKLLNESESVMFVEKFKVKDHTWGDIIVTTHLGDKCNIRDYLIGMSLAMDAGPNFPEICLNLKVTKILPWMTNSGNSKFSANKGFLYAGSELDAKQAQQVVSPERDDYAKRKVEDWCARNELANFQESSDFDVDMLLDSVAFDDSASNENLNIRKKCVNKENQQKQQNLNIDLSGKSTKTTSEWSDEKLRKAVESIDNDEISEQKLGMAGALTESRKKKYGKRELPPKPSSHDFNMRVDSEKDMHKRNNELSEKEKLVSSVESLVLTSTVVSGRKQKLLEKRKQISNKHSEESSITNKLHAMANDNIKKNNLIDLSSNMSATAESDNERQMDAESSSGVRRHLLNRHKETIPLAESNTDTTSSNTNELSTPQISVSSKRMEMLRKQRLEKLKADKVATCKQDGAKEEPPKEEETNTDSASTNTNELGMSQSSVSTKRMEMLRKQRLEKLKADKAEKCKQECPKAEPSNLNQNNAQLNNEAENNSSSTASSSSHVNRLMNLRKKVKDIKDDSFFELTESKSRYRPAAETLNENSTFHGLRMIPAGFDISNLNHYKDEKNHWHRKATTRFDYVPHDSHVRAMEQKEALRYENLHSGGQKLRDTSAANISKHASILDTTVPQLSEAPMDFSNTVKQEANNRVATTQEPQLSSSGSNLSSPVPKKYGRHRSLKSPSTQMNKIDEMLRRAYDEKAGGNDHILDLNNLNSSGCKDDSDNMELYSAEDGTYGGSTSDNEDVAAQQHSSNKRSLIKSRLQKKMTTQQAHLKQVEEQLTSELIGAKLESFHIHLPQVKELREVEGEHKLKTKFIDHLVLAHSKVPLSALASISEAFFLKEIHEEMEHMRVTKLYRIQAYAWPHLLRGNSLFIVNPHKSGKTWSYLPTICSLVAYRIQSCRLAETYGPVAIILVPTSACVEVVHNYCKRLLMGVRPEVTTVPSYGVRNANAAKIQLLNSCGILVATPGSLLRLLRDNEKESLIDIERLKHLVIDDLDLMLSRSQADIETVLKTFFKLSKRSMGKDAAQVCLPWQLVVTSRHWDSLLVALMRKASQPLLLMGDFLEAAVYGRVMISIKLCPSERKIATILEFIEQYSLENERLLVLCNSDDDVYEVVDALTTSAYVCIAYDSHSSADVRLIVEEWRKKKVMSSRILVCADSSFPELQIQNVSHVIHYSMPTSWTKFTARFSALAQTYENYVCKNFDMLTGLDRPTARSLILLDEENSIQLPRLMDFMKKHDQLKLIHADILAVSKRVLVEREEARILQGTRMCPYVLEFGECDEPRCEFRHNLTRFDAASAKDNLPKAGDMRILILKVFSPTHYAARLLQHRSPNSTKWHDVRRSKEVCNFSIQMNLHYLKQENWNMHWPLHIGDLCVYKYADTYQRARILEMPEVQNTDIIKSIKLTVKLIDDGSIITSVKSDELYVCHDKFKDFPAQAIDIHLLGVVPFDNERTWDTKATKTVQKWIMTDLTKNECVHVSINFTLIDTIWVNNVIVMEQLAQVGQYVYRVNLKRSLLGKDIAAAADCKRQGIREIAEELGLLANGDANATISDTEMEFKSFSENDTSNLIKFSSNDDTTESEKPAPINVKEVPKPQELIKINAGCGEDEADWDEQLCADDKNDENSNEICLPLRSTNTPESNVVTPTTTIVSQTGNTDILTPTTCKEDWIALPIEQLVKVEIGSEAENGNWSDIHLQYIDDENLAKFDELLESINAHIAQLQQKPLMPFPASWFKPMQNCIVRHDNRYLRAKLYGIFNKDSSSIGATTSSIYRFFLCDYACFVMADTKDLYNDFLYPTTQQIVEFTPYQAVHCTLAGIKFNRFAKPFKVTKDYLFAYAVIERNDESVEIRDFPINSYAILLYENETEDDLQTLEMLNKALISNGVATVDEETKEFLDMHPKLPTVPKELCKFDELLQCIQRSFDLEMGELKCAESSTPMRTIELPQLPAPKEENAPQNSALSQHGTYEPLKSSTSSGSEEELLLSSTTKTSSTSNNDQSVSCPSAAHDTTSSSTSDLPPPPALQTKYKRPQVSWYDTDCLIYLVINVPDINHYYLEVKVDTLLFYAIINDQPYALVLNFLGIVEPSLVTHEIRGLNVVVRLVKGVFMKWPRLLQQSTRYPWLNFNLNAIDLSEVENLLPQQQLEMYLQKTAGLNRSDSDSSDQSDDEERNLFQTFTPIVNSEDIHDPTVELL